The Aphis gossypii isolate Hap1 chromosome 3, ASM2018417v2, whole genome shotgun sequence genome includes a region encoding these proteins:
- the LOC114132402 gene encoding uncharacterized protein LOC114132402 produces the protein MDTTPDINHCEQLSIIIRIVQIDFENESSCSEIKEYFMDFVNVSSTTGMDLSNILIDKFKEYGLNIHNIRGQAYDNGANMAAHSLNLCLKDAGGNSSMAQLFFGMIERIYVLFSASINRWEILKKHCNKLSIKKWTETRWNSRVNAVKAIRFQLNEVIEALEEISDTTNDLKIKKNYRENGYGLAKVKAEEIISPMGIEIKIGKLKSMGEEELFKHCQDLQITLTDGESSDIDATDLCSELIIFRTMVNENTTAIIQALRILKTSCGSFPNINIALRILLTIPVASAGAERAFSKLKIIKNYLRSTISQDRLSGSNIFQLEIQYLYWVLYSTEWAKNNFQNFD, from the exons ATGGACACCACACCAGATATTAACCACTGTGAACAactttctattataataagaattgtACAGAtcgattttgaaaatgaatctAGCTGTTctgaaataaaagaatatttcatGGACTTTGTAAATGTTAGCTCAACTACTGGAATggatttatcaaatattttgattgacaAATTTAAAGAGTATGGTCTCAACATACATAACATTCGAGGACAGGCTTACGATAATGGGGCAAATATGGCAG CACATAGTCTTAACCTCTGTCTCAAGGATGCTGGAGGAAATTCTTCTATGgctcaattattttttggaatgATTGAAaggatttatgttttattttcagcaTCAATAAACAGATgggagattttaaaaaaacattgtaataagctttctataaaaaaatggaCAGAAACCCGATGGAACAGTCGTGTAAACGCTGTGAAAGCTATTCGATTCCAATTAAACGAAGTTATAGAAGCTTTGGAGGAGATTTCGGATACaacaaatgatttaaaaataaaaa aaaactatAGAGAAAATGGATATGGATTAGCTAAAGTTAAAGCAGAAGAAATTATATCACCAATGGGAAttgaaataaa aattggAAAGTTGAAAAGTATGGGAGAAGAAGagttatttaaacattgtcAAGATTTACAAATAACACTCACAGATGGTGAATCCTCAGATATTGATGCAACTGATTTATGTAGTGAGTTGATCATTTTTCGCACTATGGTAAATGAAAATACTACTGCCATTATTCAAGCTCTAAGGATTCTTAAAACATCTTGTGGTTCATTtcctaatataaacattgcaCTTAGAATCCTATTGACTATCCCCGTGGCATCTGCAGGTGCAGAAAGGGCTTTTtcgaaattgaaaattattaaaaactatcttCGTAGTACCATTTCTCAAGACAGACTTTCTGG CTCCAATATATTCCAACTGGAAATACAATATCTTTATTGGGTCTTATATAGCACAGAATGGGCCAAAAACAACTTCCAGAACTTTGACTAA
- the LOC114130434 gene encoding uncharacterized protein LOC114130434, which translates to MELIRSDSNLNALTGIPKITYLDQITKISQLVINKLQYNIHFKLDLRERITMTFMKLKLDLTFVSLGVFFGISNSCCTNYFLETIDLLYLVFKNVIIWSPKKVIQRNMPKCFDNFTNTRVILDCTETRVERPKCLSCKIRSYSHYKGNNTIKCMIGIAPDGLITFISKIYGGRASDKHILNESCILDMCTEGDGIMVDKGFLIEKECSERGLILHRPPFLGKNKQLKLEDGMFNTEIARARVHVERTIQRIKIFKFFQNKIPWALTPKVSKIMVVIGGVVNISRPTIAEGGFNTSEIVNNN; encoded by the coding sequence atgGAATTAATTAGGTCAGATTCCAATCTGAATGCACTTACTGGTATaccaaaaattacttatttggaTCAAATTACCAAGATATCACAATTAGTCATTAACAAGTTgcagtacaatatacattttaagcttGATCTGAGGGAACGAATTACTATGACTTTCATGAAGCTAAAATTAGACTTAACATTTGTGAGTTTGGGAGTGTTTTTTGGTATATCTAATTCTTgctgtacaaattattttctagaaaCAATTGACCtcttatatttagtttttaaaaatgtgattatttGGTCTCCTAAGAAAGTAATTCAAAGAAATATGCCTAAATGCTTTGATAACTTTACTAATACCAGAGTGATTCTTGATTGTACAGAGACTAGAGTAGAACGCCCAAAATGTTTATCATGTAAAATAAGGAGTTATTCTCATTATAAAGGAAATAATaccataaaatgtatgataggAATTGCTCCAGATGGTTTGATAACAttcataagtaaaatatatggtGGAAGAGCTAGCGATAAGCAcattttgaatgaaagttGTATTTTAGATATGTGTACAGAAGGTGATGGAATAATGGTTGACAAAgggtttttaattgaaaaagaaTGTTCAGAACGTGGTTTAATTCTACACAGACCCCCTTTTCTTGGCAAAAATAAGCAACTTAAACTGGAAGATGGTATGTTCAACACAGAAATAGCCAGAGCCCGAGTTCATGTAGAAAGAACAATACAgcgaattaaaatttttaagttttttcaaaataaaattccatGGGCTCTTACACCAAAAGTTAGTAAGATAATGGTCGTTATTGGTGGTGTGGTTAATATATCTCGTCCAACAATTGCTGAAGGTGGATTTAATACTTctgaaatagtaaataataattaa
- the LOC114121203 gene encoding uncharacterized protein LOC114121203 — protein sequence MEKYYEFNEELHILFIDFRQAYDSINRKELWKGLELFGIPKKFINLVKMCNEKTICKIRYLQNYSETFEVKSGLRQGDALSPTLFNLALEKIIRDTNEERNMDIIGESVILAYADDIVVLGKAKEEIIQTTEKLVKTRRPRTRWIDVITRDLKEIGQNVTFELTCNRERWRDLLKAAMVLNGQRDIDSSQMLMSSFIANKTIKIEMDKKKLLSASVELITVNGRPMCLMQDSGFQKLIIPIPKAFEPNSEDLMVDNEPIELENEVIDAICPEAITSKVRCAAHTLNLAIEEGLNIQSIRGALARARTVVKKLRSPIYAGLLKQENIKQAIRDVETDGHLCMTCYIDFLNSKISV from the exons atggaaaaatattatgaattcaaTGAAGAACtacatatactatttattgacTTCAGACAAGCTTATGATAGTATAAACAGAAAGGAACTATGGAAAGGTTTAGAACTATTCGGAATACCAAAGAAGTTTATAAATCTcgttaaaatgtgtaatgaGAAGACAATCTGTAAAATACGCTACTTACAAAATTACTCGGAAACATTCGAGGTAAAATCTGGTCTACGCCAAGGTGACGCCCTCTCTCCCACATTATTCAATCTAGCtctggaaaaaataataagagatACAAACGAAGAACGGAACATGGACATAATTGGGGAGTCGGTAATTTTAGCCTATGCAGATGATATTGTAGTATTAGGGAAGGCGAAAGAagaaattattcaaacaaCCGAGAAACTGGTCAAGACAA GAAGACCAAGAACCCGGTGGATAGATGTGATAACCAGAGACTTGAAAGAGATAGGCCAAAATGTAACTTTTGAGCTGACGTGCAACAGAGAGAGATGGCGAGACCTCTTGAAGGCAGCAATGGTTCTCAACGGACAG agaGACATTGATTCAAGTCAAATGCTTATGAGTTCTTTTATTGCAAACAagactataaaaattgaaatggaCAAGAAGAAACTACTGTCTGCTAGTGTTGAACTAATAACAGTGAATGGAAGACCAATGTGCCTAATGCAAGATTctggttttcaaaaattaataatcccAATACCTAAAGCCTTTGAACCTAATT CTGAAGACTTGATGGTGGATAATGAACCAATAGAGCTTGAAAATGAGGTAATTGATGCTATTTGTCCAGAAGCAATTACTTCAAAAGTAAGATGTGCAGCACACACTTTAAATTTGGCAATTGAAGAGGGACTGAATATCCAAAGTATCCGTGGCGCTCTTGCACGAGCAAGAAca gTTGTTAAGAAATTACGATCTCCAATCTATGCAGGACTACTTAAAcaggaaaatataaaacaagccATTCGTGATGTAGAAACCGATGGTCATCTGTGTATGACATGTTATATAGACTTCTTGAACTCAAAGATTtctgtttaa
- the LOC126551150 gene encoding zinc finger MYM-type protein 5-like has translation MTSRDRDRFRKYESESNKRARQQQRDYFIKKQTGSFDKYLKPRPTTSQENVASVVTKTNNEYVNIISDSSTSIYEQTSPLISETDHILQNNVTKSLENELSTISYNEPSAAVQHLSNSTFESPIVITDLTDPGNWPIHLTHAVRIDIVKNGPCKVENFNYPIDSEQRKFSDYYYTLRLSNGEDFPSHINGLSTAGINDWRHLSRILNKHENSSNHLQSLKAWYELKTRVNKCHTIDNDHMKIIEKEKAHWRNVLLRVLAAIQYLAKNNDAFRGCFI, from the exons atgACAAGTAGAGATAGAGATAGATTTAGAAAATACGAGTCAGAAAGTAATAAAAGAGCACGTCAACAGCAGAgagactattttataaaaaaacaaacgggATCTTTCGATAAATATCTTAAGCCAAGGCCAACTACATCTCAAGAAAATGTTGCATCTGTTGTAActaaaactaataatgaaTACGTCAATATAATTTCTGATAGTTCAACAAGTATTTATGAACAAACATCCCCTCTTATATCTGAAACTGATCACATCCTTCAGAATAACGTGACTAAATCtttagaaaatgaattatcTACAATTTCTTATAACGAACCATCCGCAGCTGTTCAACATTTAAGTAATTCTACTTTTGAATCTCCAATAGTTATAACTGATTTAACAGACCCAGGAAATTGGCCAATCCATCTTACTCATGCTGTACGTATCGATATAGTAAAAAACGGCCCCTGTAAAgtggaaaattttaattacccaATAGACTCCGAGCAGAGAAAATTTTCCGATTATTACTATACTCTCAGATTATCAAATGGTGAAGAT tTTCCATCACATATAAATGGACTTAGTACAGCGGGTATAAACGATTGGAGACATTTATCAAGAATTCTgaataaacatgaaaattcTTCAAATCACTTACAGTCACTAAAAGCTTGGTATGAACTTAAAACAAGAGTCAATAAATGTCATACAATTGATAATGACCATATGAAAATAATCGAAAAAGAAAAAGCTCATTGGCGGAATGTCTTACTAAGAGTTCTTGCTGCAATACAGTATTtagctaaaaataatgatgctTTCCGAGGATGTTTTATATGA